TTCTTACATCGTAGAAATCCATCCCAGACTGACAgtactgttttttcttttttttttttcttctctgttttattccAGGAAGCTGATGAGCATCGCTTTTGTGGACATGAACCCGTTCCCCATGAGGCAAATCCAAAACCGCCGCTCCTTCCACCTGGAGAAAGTCCGCCTGGAGCTGACGGAGTTGGAGGCGATCAGACAGACCTTCCTCAGGGAAAGAGAGACGAGTCAGGACAGACGGAGCTTCGGCAGCGACGATGAGGAGGATAACTGACCTTAAGCTTAAACACCTTTCCAGGCCATGCGGCTGAAGTCTTAAGACAAAGAGATCACCTCCACACAACAGTGATGCGTTGCAGTTgtaaagggattttttttttttaaagaattgttGGAGTTGGTCTCCGCATCAAAGCTGGAACAATCAACTTTATACAAATATTGAGTAAAACTGCTTCAAAGGACCAAAACATTACAAGCCGAATGGGCTTTCTATCAGTATtcctgccattttttttttgttaatgctTTATTTGctctttgcttgtgtgtttatatgatgACGCATGTGCACAGTTCACTTGTCTTATGTCTCCTCCTCCAATGCCAAGCTCAACACTTCAATACTTCcaatcagtatttttaaaaacatggctGTGATTTTTTAGTAGTTGGCGCTTTTACGCCTGTTGAAggaatgattgtttttttttttttttgactcattttCATTAGGATTCTGTTTTTCGTAGTTCTCCTTGTCCTCAGTTTCATTCTTAATTGTCTCATTGTGTCAAGTTTTCAACATTGCCATTCAGCAACACGTTCCTGTGCCTGTGGATGAACTTGAATCACTTATGCTGAAATTCAGATTTTGCTGAAACGTAAAAATTAAGTCTTAGAGCCTTCAGATCACTAGGTAATTTACATATCATTCCAGATTGTATGTGATTCAAAAGTACACAAAGATTTGCGATCAAACCCCTACATTTTGTGAAAGACTGTGccttaaggttttttttttttttttttgtggattaggataaaaataacaagagGTGCACAAATTAAGCTACTTTGCTAAATGTAAAGCACAAGAATAATGCTGGGATTTCTGAGCCCTTCCCTGAATTGCTGATGCATTTGCATTCATTGTCCTCAGTGTGGCAGTATAACACTTGTCTACCCAGTGTTTACATTCATTCGCAGGTACCATTTAGTATGCTGTACTTCAGCTCTGGATGAAATGGCTGTGAAGTCGGTCTGGCAGCGTGATTGTTGTGTGAAAATGGAGACTTGATTTGTAATCTGTGGGGGAAGTATTTCAAGAGATTGTTTGACATGTGGAGcaacatctgtctctcttccacATCTAGGTACTTACACATGACAGTTTACTCTTAAGCACTGTGTCTATTCTCtgtaaaacttgttttttaatTCCCACTGTCCCAAACTAGAATGAAAAatatcctacacacacacacacacacaaagaaaccatGTTCAAATTGGTTAATCAACTGTTAAACTGTTGTTTGAgtacttttttttcacctagCCTTTTCTCTTGTGTGCTGTTATATTGTTTACAAAATATTATAACTTTTAACATTCTTTATTTTGAGCTGTTTACAGAGATTTCTTTGctgttagtttaaaaaaaatgaccacattttctctgccacAGTATTGTCAGCAGAGGCATTTTGCATACTGTCTTTGTTTGACCACCTGAGTTAGTGAACAAATGGCAGAATTACAGTTGTTTTGATGATAGAAATgtgaatgataaaaaaaaaacctgtaagagataaaattaagtttttttcctcatgagagctggtctctctagGAATCCAAAATTTCAATCTTTTTTGTACACCCACTAATTTTGTCAAAGGGCTCATACAGTAGATTTAAAGGTTTACTCGTGTTTCAGAACCTCGTGTTCTAAGGCTAGTTTGCATGCAGTTTTATTGctttatgtcattttattttcacattgaaTAAGCTACATGTAAAACTAtcacttttcttctgtttgtttcttttttctctctctttcttttgatTTTCCCAGCAGTATATTGCACAGGATGACTTCAGAATATTATCGGGCActtccctgtttttctttctacagTATCTTGTTCATTGTTAATCGGTATTAAGTGCAAAGCTTTTATGTTACagaaatgtatgtatgtttttgtaaTGGCTGTCAAAAGACATATTCAATAAACAATGGCTGACTTATTCAATAAACAATGTCTCATCTGTAGGTGTTcatgagaaacaaacaaaaaaaacttcttgCTTTACTAATCCTCCAGGCATAACAGTCATATTTGTTGATAGCCTGCCTCTCTTTTGCTTCAGTTCCATAATAGAGCCATTAGGGGGAGGGACTTGTGCTCACTCAAAAGCCTGATGGTGCTGCCGTaagtgacagaaaacaacagagacgATAAAGGGGCAGTTTCATGACTGAACTGCAGCCATGGTGAGAGTAGACCAGCTGTAGGAGACGTGGGAACCAATGTGAGTTTCTCATCACCTCTGCATCTGACGGAAGGTAAGACATAAGACGTAGCTGCTGTGAATTTGTAGAGCTGCTTAATGTGAGACACAAAACTTAACCAGATGGGAAGTTTGTGGTatgtcagtctttctttcttttttttttttgtcctcacagTTGCATGAACATATGTTTCCTTTCCTGCACTGTGCAGTTAATTACCATTTCATTTTTACCTTCTCATTGAGAGTAAGGAATAATGGTTATTTTCTCATATTTACAAAGAACATGCTGTTGCCAATGTCAGCCTTTTTGCCAGACAAAAGGTTTCACAATAGATAACCTGCCCTAATTACTCAGaatgctcttttctttttatttgtaatcCTGTTAGAATAACAAGAACTAAACACTGTGATACTGCCCAGCTTGGCACAGTTTTGTGAGTGGTACTTACTAAATTTTTAAGCCAATAATCAGTGTTTAGTCTAGTAAAAGACAGACTACTAAGtgtacttttcattttctttgctgGTCAAGTCATAGTGTTTGGGCTTTGTAAACAGGAAGGTAAAAGTAGGTACATCTCTGAGATGGAATGCTCTATTGCAAGCTGAAACATGAAGTGCATTTTCATTGTTCTACTCAGAAATCAGTAGGAACACCTCTTTCTATCCACAGGATTGGGCTTgtggagaaaaggaagaaaactgcTGGATAGACAGACTCAAGCGGTGCACATCAAGAAGATAAACTACATCAATGAAGACACCTGGCATGGCGGTATTCAAGCAACAGAATGTGGATGATTTCTATGAAATTGGAGAGGAACTAGGAAGGTGAGCATTTCTTGAAGCTGACGCAGTGCAGTGCAAGATGTTTATCTCCAGATCCTAGAAAATGATCCCCCTTGCTTTGTGTGAGTCAGAGTGCAATCTGGCTTTCCCTGTCATGCCTCTTGAAGCAATGGTCCACATGTGTGTACATAGGTATGCAAACAGCTGGCCTGTTTAAGCTTGAAATTGGGAGTGTCACTTTGTTAAAGTAGGTTGAAGTTTACAGCACAAGATAAAGTTTCAGAAGTGAACGCACTCCAGCTCTGTTTGACCACAGTCTGTTCGATCCAGGAAAGagaataaaatttgactttgtaCAATTTGATGATCCTGGGTGGTGGATCAATGTGTTGAAGGTAAATTTTGAGGAGTGTTAATCAAGCCTGTGCAGAGCAGACATTAAGGACAGTATGTCCTGTGGGGAAATAAATTAAAGGAAGTTGGCAGAGTGCAGTTTGATTGAGGAAGCTACAAATTCATTTTGCACGGAAGAACAACCTGGGCATGTGCACGACTTGTTAACAGATAGAGAGGGTGTGAAGGGAAAGCATCTGACCTTTTGCCTTTCACTACTAGTCAAAATATACACTTTGCTAGCCATTTACTGTACAGCTGCTTTGACACACCCTGACAGGACAAACCAAGACCTGCTGTTGAAATATGTGCTCCAGCTGCATTTGAGTGCCTTTAGAAGAAGGGTCTTGTGTCAGCAACTTCTATTTTACATTCAGGTTCCTCACACATTTTCCTTGTCAAATACTCAAACGCATCTGTAAATGAAAAGATTGAATACTGTTATGATAGACCAGCAATTCACTAGAAGGATAATGAGTATGAGACACTCATTATTAAGAGTTTATAACTTGCAAATAACAATTTCTTACTGGTTAATAAAGTATTTAATAACACTTAATAGATCAGTTATAAGTCCTTAATAGGAAAAACTTTTGAATCAAGTGAACAATTTGACCTCCTACTTTCTGGGGAAAGACCTGCCACAATATTTGGACCAAAATACACCTATTAAAAATTTATTGATTATGTACAAACTCAGTGGATCACTGTAAGAACCCTTCATTAATGACCAACTGTGATTTATAATTGGAGATCATTTTCCAGGATTGTAGGTGCCTTCCTGATCAATTAAGGACAAAAGTGTCACACAACTCATCAATTTAGTGAATGGTTTGTTAAAAATACTAACCATTTATAAGAGGTTTAAGTACTTTTTAAAGACTTTATAAAGGGTTTACGGGCTCTTTGTCAAGCCGTTTGCCTCATTGGAAAGTAATACCAGTGGATGAACAGCTGATGGGGAAATGTATTGTTTAAATACTGCCAATATCACTGTGTTGTGGTTGAGCTGAATACGTGTTGCTTGAGAGAACTCAGCTGTGACCTGAGGTTTGTGCATGTTCAGCTCTACTATcatgagaaacagaaatgtaaagctACTGTGGTTAAAAGCCGCAGATGTTTGTGAGAGAAAACCAGAAGACTTTTTCAGTcacagagcaaatgagaatttTATCACCAATTCAGCAgctggatttttgttttttttacttgtagTTCTTCTTCTTGTGACCGTGTTCAAATGAGTTTTGGAGGATGCAGGCCACCCCACCCACAGTTTGTGACAGCCTCATGGGTTCAGACCTCTCCACTGTACACCACAGTGGAACTGTTACTCAATCGTCCTCTCAAGAGGGTGGGGAAACTTGATGAAGGGGGGCAAAAACTGATCAGTGTGGAGTATTTAAGAGGTTCTGAGCTCTATGGAACTGTTGAGCCATTTGCCTCAGGAAAGTTAATTCATCATACCATCCCCTTGTTGACAGATGTTAATGTCACAGGAGCCCACACGGTTGTACTCAGTGTTTCTTTCCACTACTGATGGAGAGTTTTGAGTAAACCTATCTGTAAAACAACCCTTTGCTTGAGCTGTGAGGCATTTACTGACAACTGTAGCTGTCTTTCCATCTGAGTGATGACACTGATGATGACATACAGTAGGAAGTGTCTCAGTGTGAGCCCACAGCTGCCACCGGCCCTCCCATGAGACTAGTGAGACCCTGTTGAGCTGTTATGCAAGTAACCATAAAGGCAAGGCTGAGAAAAAAGGGCCTGCGTGCAGATGGTGGACTATGTGAACTCTACCTGTCAGCAACAGTTTTGCTCTTGTCTATGTTTGGTCATGACTAAGACCACGTTTGGTCTGACAACTTTTATAACTTTACTACTGCCTTTACTAGATGCTGCTACTGGTGGTCATGTAACACTTACTAAACGAAGAAACATCACCTTTGTTAGTCATCTTCAAGCGACGACAAAATTTCACAGGATGCACTGCCGGATAGGAAGCGCCATTGTCTTCGCATGtctgaacaaaaataaaaggcttGTAAACTTCCTCCAAATTTTGAAATCTGGAAGTACTGCTCTTACATCATAGTGGATATGACAATTCAGCTTTGATGACACCTTCACAAATTTCACATTGCTTAGTGCACACAGTCATGGCTCTGTGGCGCTTTTAGTCGTGCTGGCAGGATGACTCTGTGGATGACAGAGTCATCCTGCCATGACATGAAATGTTGTACAGATATTTATGGTCCCCAGATggtgaatcctactgactttggtgatcccttgacttttcctcCATGGCCCCACCATGaagttaacatttttgtttcttaaaaaaatatttcaataacTACCAAACTATAGATTGATTGTCATGATATTTGGTACACAGCATCCTAACATGATAAACTAGGATGATGACATTGCAATGCCTGCTAATTATTATGTTAACTTATtcattgtgagtgtgttagcatgcaAGCCTCTGGTCATTAAATGACTCAAATTTCAAATGCAGGAACCCTGAAAAGGTCACCTCACTACACCTGATATGCAAAATGTTTCCCAGTTTGTCTCTGGTTGATGTGATTTCAAGCAGAAGGgtattaaaggaccagtgtgttgattttgcagatgtttgttttctttggtgaGAACACAGGGAGCGCAGTAATGCACATTTAAGGTAGCAGCGTATGCACACTAGATGTGTTGACGTGAAAAGAGCATGAAAGTTGAGAGGCAGACAGGTGCTCCTGATGAACGCTGTAAAGTGCTAGAATTTCTCCAAAGGGATTTACTGTACAAGGTTTATCTATAGCACAGACACTGGGCGTGCATATACAAGGAACAGGTCAAGAATGCATGTAGTCAGCTCTGAGGAACACACATTCCTGTGGTTGAGtggatgaaaaatgtgtttattcagtGCAGCCTGACTGAGGGAACTCCACGTTGACCTCTTGGACATTCTCAGAGTTCCCGTTTGACAGAGGTCACCCCGGTACTGTCAGCAAACACCCAAACAACCTTGCTACTCCACACATGCTTTGTTGACACTGGACCACTTAAAAACCAGTGGGAATCTACACTTTGAGGGCAGAAATGCTGTGATGTTTCATAGTTATAGCAGATATAGTAGCTGATAAAGGGGTGTATTTGGCTTCTCAAGTACTTGTTAAACTAGATAACACAACAGAAATTATGTTTTCTAATGATGAGTCATATTTCAGAGCTTTGTCCTGCTTCTCTAGCCTTCCTTCACATTTGATTCACAGATGGTAGAGGTGGTTAGGGACAGGGCTTGGTCAATTATGAATCTGGCTTTGATTGTTATGCCGCCCCAGAGGTTGTTCAGttgagaaatgtgtttaaatattgGGCCGGCGCCACTTGTCCGAGCATTCCTCCAACCTTGGCTGTGGATAATAACCTTCAGCTGTTGGAAGTGGAAACTCTGTGGAGAGATGGTACTTTCAGCCCCACTGGCCGGCTTAAAGCTAAGACAGCCGGCACGCCTGGCCCGTTGTGGAATACCACTCCCAGCATCACTGTTCTCTCCACTGTTACTCTACACTTcgaaacaacactaaagtaaagCCCCGAGCCCCTGCACTGACATTTGTGTTGTGCACTTTCTCACATTTGGGCTGCAACTGTCAACACAAGGGGTTATTCTGTTCAGTCTTTCTTAACAGGCAAATCAAGGACACTGTTGCTGCTCCTGCCATGTGACTGGAAGACTTTACCCTCCTCTTCAGTTCACACATTATCGTGCTCATCTTTAACAGGGTCAGCCTCTTAGGGATGTCTCAGATATCCCGtgaaaagaacagacagagggAGCATTTGAGATTACACACTGTTACTGTTCTTCATCACCCCACCcaccctgtttttatttctcctttgtGGCATGTGTGACTGTTTGTTACCATGCACATGCctcccccactctctctttcagtctctgctgCATTCTCTGTTGGGACATGTTCGCACAAAATCCGATCCTCACCGTGTTTTGCTGCCTTGATACAAATGAAATGATCTTAATGACTACCTGTGGCTCCTGCCGTTGGCTAGATACTTCACTAGAACCAGGGAGTCATAAATTGTTTAAGTGTTCAAAAACATTCCTTTTTATTAGACACACCAAGTGAAGTAACACCTCAAACACCTGACGCAATCCGGTACAAGAACCCTTCACCTAACACCGCTGTGCTTTTGTgaagcttttctctctcttttttttccacagagacGTCTATTTAAAATTTTGAGACCAGTTTGCAGTGGTTCTGTACTCAGTTATATAGTCTTAGAAGTTGTTCCACCTGTTTATAAGTACACCTCGgtaactgttttgttgtttttgaccAATGCTAATTCAATAGTAGGCTTAATGTCTTAATGTAGAACTGCTCCCAGATGTGAATGTAGAACTGAGTAATCACAGGACAGGGTGTGCCTCACCAGTCCCACACTGATGTGGTTAAGCGAAGGTTAAAAACTCACTAGGGCTGCTTTAAACCACAAAGACAAGTTGATTGTATTTAatccatttatttgttttatgatGAGCTATCTCTCTGTAAGCACTGTTTGAAAGTACAAGTAGAAACTGCTGTGTGAGATGAGTGTGGCAGGAGCAGAGTGGGTATCCATATGTTTTAAGACTCTTGTCTTTTATCCAGCAGCTCCTCTTAGCGCTCCTCCTGTCCActcatcttttctttccagTCCTCCGGCTCAGCGGgccctttctttctccccagcagcagcagagaggtggCAGGTGGAGAATGGGCCTGAAAGCAGAGCTATTCTTAGCCCACTAGACACCATGATGATAGTGGTTACAGACTGGACAGCCTCTCACAGCCACCCTGGAATCTCTGTGTGGACAGTTATGTCCAAAATATACGAAATGCCTGCCAGTTATtatctctttcctccctctgtgtgtgttctttcacAATGTCTAAAAATACAAGGTGTCTCTGCTGTATTGCAGATTTGTAAAGGTATAAATCCACGGTTCCACTAGCTTTAATGTATTTCATCCAACAATGCTCTTTATACAACTGACTGAATATTCAAAGACAGCGCTCGTCCTCCGCACACAGAAAGTATTTGCCATCTCTGCCACCACACTCACCCTCTTGTCTTTCTGTGGCTTATTATTGACAGATCAGTGACTCTAAGAGGCTTGTTTTCACAGTCTAAATGTATAGAGGGGGCAGGTCCacccacagcagcaggaagcatGTAAGCAGCAGGAGTGGCAACAGGCTTAGTCAGAGCTGAGCTTACAAGTGCTGGTCTGATAATGAAGTCATCGAGAGTCACCACATATGTTTAACTGGGAGACAGAgctggaaaatgttttcacatttttcattcagtCTGTCAGTGGGTCAATTATGACTGAAATGACTATGTAGTTTTGTTAGGGGAGAGTGACAATAAAGGAAAATGTTACACTAAGTTTACCGGTGGAGTTACAGTCAGACCGTAACATGCAAAACAAGAGAACAGCGAGAAGTGAAACAATTTTCCACTGAGAGATGGTCTCCAAGCCACACCTCTGTTGTGAAATATTCAGAGTTTTTGGGATTTTTTCAGTGGACTGATCAGTTGAGGATGGCTAGAAAATTGGCAGGAAGGTTGCTGTAGTGGgaggacagcagctctgtccACACTGCCGGCCTGTCCGATTGTTCTTTGTCTGGctgggaaacaggaagtggtgaACTATACCACAATATGTCAGCTAGCTTTGACACACAGCTTCCTCCCTGACATCTGTCTTTACCTGCAGCTATAATTTATTTACAAACTGTTTTCTAACTTAAGGAGATGACAAAGTTTAACACAAAGTAGTAGATTTTAGTCATTTgccacataaaaaaacaatctgtgtctttttgtttcttttgtgtctgcAGTGGGCAGTTTGCAATAGTCAAGCGCTGCACAGAGAAGAGCACAGGCACTGAATACGCTGCCAAGTTCATCAAAAAGCGCCAGAGTCGGGCCAGCAGACGAGGTGTGAGAAGAGAGGAGATTGAGAGGGAAGTGAGCATCCTGCAGGAGATCCAGCACCCAAACATCGTATCACTGCACGATGTGTACGAGAACCGCACGGACGTGGTGCTCATCCTCGAACTGTGAGTCACTGCCTGATTCAACAATACTTCACAATATCCGCACACTTAAGAGAACAGATGCTTGCCAAGTTACAGCTGTATTACACCTTTTTGCATTTCTTCTGCAGTAAAATGATTAGAGCCTATTTAGCCTAATGCCAgtacagtgtttttaatgtttgtggtCAGTGCTGTCCAAGTTATGTCCTTGTCCTCATCTGTGAGTTTATTGTATACAGATCTTTTGTTGAATCCGTGTTTGCTGAAAACCATTTGCGAGGATTGTGTGTGCCAGAAAGAGCCGAATGCCTCTCATAGAGTTAATAATACTTGAAAAGAGGCCTCAGAGGGCCCCGTTTGGGTCCAGCGAGTGCCTGGGAACATTGAGGGCCCCAATTAGGACTAATTGAAAGCTCAGTCGAGTCAAAGCAGGgctggactgactgacagacttgTTAGTTAGCTGCACGATCACACACTGTGCGTCATTCAGTTTGTCTATTATGTTTTCTTTGAATGAATGTAAAAGAACATCATGCTTATGGGCTGCCGGCTGGTCAAAGGATGCTTTATGCCATTTGCGGCTCTTTGAGGTTAATGGAGAACTACAGTGATTCATAAGTAGGACAAACTGACACAAGACAGACCCAAATTGTTACCACAAGCAAACATGTGTAAGGCATCCAGGACCAGCCCATCCAACACACTTTAGATAAAAATTCAAGAGACCCCTTGCTCCAGATTATCTGAGCCCACCGGATGagtcactgagtgtgtgtgtctgtgtgtgtgtgtgtgtgtgtctgtgttgcaggGTCTCTGGAGGTGAACTGTTTGATTTCTTGGCTCAGAAGGAGTCTCTCAGTGAAGAGGAGGCCACTCAGTTTATCAAACAAGTCCTAGATGGAGTCCAGTACCTCCACTCCAAGAGGATCGCGCATTTTGATCTAAAGGTACAACATGATCCATCTGTGCATCACATGTAAAACTATATTTGTCTCGTGCCGAAGATGAAATTCATTAGCTCTACAGCAACTGTGCTATTAAGTACATGCAAGGACAAGGACCATGTGAAATATATATAGCAGGTGTCTAATGTACGTGCCAGTTGAGTCTTGCTTTTCTGAATCACACAtccttcctgttttcagtggctgagatcCAGACTCTCAGATACAGACACCACAAGGTTATCTTTTCCCTTTCAGAGAGCAGCGTTACCCAAGCTGCTCTCTGAAAGTCACTGCCCTGTTTTTCTGTAGCTACTCGTTCACTCTTGATACGTTTCACAGCAACATAGCACAAGTCTGAACTTCTGTAAACTGGCAAAAATTAAAAGCTTAATCACTTTAATGGAAAAGTAAGGACATTTCTGGGAAATTtccttatttgctttctttctgtgagTTAGATGATACCACGAGTGGTGTCAATCTTATCATCTAATTCTGCAACAAAccggaaaaaaaaccccaaattttccaAGTTgtcaagcttttcttttttcagtttgactATAACGGttgtaatgtttttctttaatgcttACGCATAAGGCGGCTTTAATCAGGTAACTTGGGTTACTTTGGGTGCTCTTCATGTATTTCCCAATCTTGGTATTAGAGGAAATCTGTTGACAGATGTTCccctctgttttgttgtttttgcactaCAGCCTGAAAATATAATGCTGCTGGACAGGAACGTTCCTCTGCCCCGCATCAAACTCATAGACTTTGGACTGGCACACAAAATAGAAGCCGGGGCagatttcaaaaatatttttggcaCACCTGAATTTGTTGGTAAGTGTTTAATATGAAATACATTTGTGCTGTAGGACATTTTAAGAGGAGGCTTGGTGTTTGGCCTGTTTGTgatgcaggagtgtgtgttgtCTATTTTCAGCTCCAGAGATAGTCAACTATGAGCCGCTGGGATTGGAGGCAGACATGTGGTAAGATCCTTTAATTACCTCTGACTCTACTGCCTTCCATACAACCGGCTGCAGTGCATAACTTTGGATTAACCTTGTGCTGTTTTTCACAGGAGCATTGGAGTCATCACATATATACTGTAAGTTGGGATGATTCGTGATTATGAATGGGAATCTTATCGTACCTAATGTGATTATCAAGGAAGGTCTtagtcagtgtgtgaatgtttgtgctgttttttcaGCTTGAGCGGTGCGTCACCTTTCCTCGGTGACACGAAGCAGGAAACCCTGGGAAATATCTCTGCGATGAACTACGAGTTCGACGAGGAGCTCTTCAGCAACACGAGCGAGTTGGCCAAGAGCTTCATCCGACAACTCCTGGAGAAGGACACGAGGTAAAAGAGCGGGTTGCTGACAAAGAGCTAAAGACAAAGGTCTGCTCTGACAACTCCAGCACAAAGCCCTTCATTAGAGGTTTCACTGCCATTAATCCTAAGGGCATAAAATGTGCAGACCTGATCCAAATGAGAATGAAAGGCCAGCCTGTTCACAGAAATCTAGAGCAAGGATTTGGGCACATTTGTTATTGGTACACTAAATAAGATAAGCTAAATAAACACAATTGACACAGTAAACTAGCTACCTCAGGCCACACATTATGTAattatttgtctgtctttgtttgtacCATGTCATCTTGTTCTTGTTGCtttatgtgttttcactgaattCTGAAAATTATACGGATCTGAACCCCTGAGAGATTGACATCCTAACATGTGACCAacttgctctgtgtctgttgaAGTTGTTCGGGTGTATTTACTCAGCTgcgttttcttcttcttctttctctcctcatttcAGGAAACGAATGACCATACAAGACACCCTCAACCATCCTTGGATTAAGGTATGCACATGTTTTATGCTGTATTATAGcatgtttttggttttcttaaTAACCATGGTCAGCACTCCACCCAGAAACAACATGTAACAGCTGATGTCAAACAGGGGTAACAGGTttgtttgtacaaaaaaaaaaaaaaaaaaaaa
The window above is part of the Toxotes jaculatrix isolate fToxJac2 chromosome 5, fToxJac2.pri, whole genome shotgun sequence genome. Proteins encoded here:
- the dapk2b gene encoding death-associated protein kinase 2 isoform X2 codes for the protein MKTPGMAVFKQQNVDDFYEIGEELGSGQFAIVKRCTEKSTGTEYAAKFIKKRQSRASRRGVRREEIEREVSILQEIQHPNIVSLHDVYENRTDVVLILELVSGGELFDFLAQKESLSEEEATQFIKQVLDGVQYLHSKRIAHFDLKPENIMLLDRNVPLPRIKLIDFGLAHKIEAGADFKNIFGTPEFVAPEIVNYEPLGLEADMWSIGVITYILLSGASPFLGDTKQETLGNISAMNYEFDEELFSNTSELAKSFIRQLLEKDTRKRMTIQDTLNHPWIKSCGHIEEDSATPEAEKKVEQLKTKRLKEYTIQLHSSMPQNNTYANFERFAHVVEDISLMETGLSEVAGAHHSLQSDIEALLSIYNDKETWYKEESETARKQLSQVHYEFRKIEATRRLLQEDMKAVDASMESISGKYSQRQNQLDTLRRELNSEMQWLQEVMSSLHPEGANSSSLNMDVKQALKELLHQSCGGELCPEAKQPFTESG
- the dapk2b gene encoding death-associated protein kinase 2 isoform X1, which codes for MKTPGMAVFKQQNVDDFYEIGEELGSGQFAIVKRCTEKSTGTEYAAKFIKKRQSRASRRGVRREEIEREVSILQEIQHPNIVSLHDVYENRTDVVLILELVSGGELFDFLAQKESLSEEEATQFIKQVLDGVQYLHSKRIAHFDLKPENIMLLDRNVPLPRIKLIDFGLAHKIEAGADFKNIFGTPEFVAPEIVNYEPLGLEADMWSIGVITYILLSGASPFLGDTKQETLGNISAMNYEFDEELFSNTSELAKSFIRQLLEKDTRKRMTIQDTLNHPWIKPLNPRQAMVKRLSVVNLENFKRQYARRRWKLSFRIVALCNHLTRIMKKGNKLPEQDGRDCESDQEEEILKRKPRTRKRSSTS